The Siansivirga zeaxanthinifaciens CC-SAMT-1 region ATCGCATTTTGACTCATAAAAAAGGTTACAGAAAGCAATACGGCACTAAATACATTTAACTTTTTTATAATAATTTTATTTTTTGTTTATACTCAACAAACGATAATTAATAAGTTAGGGTTTTTAAAAAAGCGCTATTTAACTTTTTGTTAACAATTAAAAAATTACAATATCTTGGACGTTAAGCATTCAATTATTACTATTTTTATCAAAAAATAAAAAACAACTAAATGGCAACAGTAACATTAAAAGGAAACACCATAGAAACCTCTGGTGAATTACCAAAAATTGGATCGAAAGCTCCAGATTTTAAACTAACAGCAAACGATTTATCAATCAAAACTTTAAATGATTTTAAAGGAAGTAAAATTGTATTAAATATTTTCCCTAGTGTTGATACAGGTACTTGTGCCCAATCGGTTAGAGAATTTAATAAACAAGCCAGCGCATTAGAAAACACAAAAGTTTTATGCATATCGAGAGATTTACCTTTCGCGCATGCTCGTTTTTGTGGCGCAGAAGGCTTAGATAATGTTATTTCTTTATCCGATTTTAAAAATGGTAGTTTTGGAAAAGATTACGGTTTAGATTTTGTTTCGGGACCACTTGAAGGTTTACATTCACGTTGTGTGATTGTATTAGACGAAAATGGCGTAGTAACACATACTGAACAAGTTTCGGAAATTGTTGACGAACCAAACTACAAAGAGGCTTTAAAAGCATTGTAATGTTTTAATGATAAAAAAAGAATCTTTTCTCGTAAATCGAATAAAAAGTATAGGCTATGCC contains the following coding sequences:
- the tpx gene encoding thiol peroxidase; the encoded protein is MATVTLKGNTIETSGELPKIGSKAPDFKLTANDLSIKTLNDFKGSKIVLNIFPSVDTGTCAQSVREFNKQASALENTKVLCISRDLPFAHARFCGAEGLDNVISLSDFKNGSFGKDYGLDFVSGPLEGLHSRCVIVLDENGVVTHTEQVSEIVDEPNYKEALKAL